The sequence AAATAACACAGTAATCAAAGAAGCTGGCGCAGCAAGCGCCAGCTTCTTTGATGGTCATCTATGAGTCGCCGTCATCTTGTGGTTATGCAGGACCAGATCAAGAAACGGGAAGCCTAAAATAGCTCTTCAGCAGCTCATGAACCGCTTCATCCAAGCTGGTGTGAGACCTAGTGATCATCCATTCATCAGGAATAATGAGATAGCTGCCGGAATGGCTTGTTAAATAACTGTAGATGATCTGGGCTTCGTCTAGCTTATGTCGACTGAGTTCTTCCCTAACCTCGCTTACTTGATTCATGAAGTGGTCTGCAATGGCAGATTGTATGTCGACATGCAGCTGCTTCGGGTCAGTGATTCTGGTGTCCAGCTTAGCATGATAGAGGATGACACTGCCCTTGATCAGAATAAGCTTGAGGTTAAACTCATTCATAGGTTCCAGCACAACGATATTCTTGTTCTCCTCAGTGAAGCCGATGACCTTCTCTTTCTGCAGCAGGGAGCTGACTGCTCCGGTATAGTCGCGGTATTTGGCCGCAGTCTCAAAATCATATTTCTCCGCAGCCTGACTCATACGCCACTCTAGATTGCTTAATATGCTCGTATCCGTCCCATGCAGCAGAGCGATAATTCTATCCATAATCTCATTGTATTTCTCCAGAGCCTCCCCGCCTGCGCACATTCCCAGGCATAAGCCAAGAGAGTGGTTAAGGCAGAGCGTATGTGTATTACGGGGGCTGCTGCAAAGGATCTTCTGGTTCTCCTTGATGCCTAGTACAGCTCTTTCCACGGTGCTCCTGCTGGTGTAGGGTCCGAAGTACAGGCTGTGCTCATCATCCTTGGAGTCATAGGTGACTTCAAGCTGCCGGTAAAGTCCAGCCAAACGAACGGCGATGTAGGTGTAGGCCAGCGGATTCTTCATTTTTTTATTGTACATGGGCTTGATCTCTTTAATTAATTGGCATTCCAGCATAAAGGCCTCAAATTCCGTATCCGTGAGAATATAATCGAGATCCTTAATGTTTCTTACCAGCTGTTTCACCTTGGGGGAATGTCCTGTGGAGTTGTAAAAATAAGATTGTACTCTTTTCTTCAACTG comes from Paenibacillus sp. 19GGS1-52 and encodes:
- a CDS encoding GIY-YIG nuclease family protein, with amino-acid sequence MSLAEKVAELPLSPGVYLMKDSLGHIIYVGKAKQLKKRVQSYFYNSTGHSPKVKQLVRNIKDLDYILTDTEFEAFMLECQLIKEIKPMYNKKMKNPLAYTYIAVRLAGLYRQLEVTYDSKDDEHSLYFGPYTSRSTVERAVLGIKENQKILCSSPRNTHTLCLNHSLGLCLGMCAGGEALEKYNEIMDRIIALLHGTDTSILSNLEWRMSQAAEKYDFETAAKYRDYTGAVSSLLQKEKVIGFTEENKNIVVLEPMNEFNLKLILIKGSVILYHAKLDTRITDPKQLHVDIQSAIADHFMNQVSEVREELSRHKLDEAQIIYSYLTSHSGSYLIIPDEWMITRSHTSLDEAVHELLKSYFRLPVS